The Candidatus Eremiobacterota bacterium genome has a window encoding:
- the sufC gene encoding Fe-S cluster assembly ATPase SufC, producing MSEAGNPVRGLVARDLRVAVENKEILKGIDLRVEPGRVHALMGPNGSGKSTLAFTLAGHPGYQVLGGSASLDGEELLELSPDKRAKAGLFLSFQYPAAIPGVSVANFLRTARMAVRPADLNPAKFRKLIFEKLDTLDMDPAFLGRYVNDGFSGGEKKRLEMLQLAILAPKYAILDETDSGLDIDALQAVGNSIGALRGSEEGKEIGFLVITHYPRILRHVPADVVHVMIDGRIVKTGGPELAHQIEAEGYDALREEASV from the coding sequence ATGTCTGAGGCTGGAAATCCCGTGCGCGGGCTCGTCGCGCGCGACCTGCGGGTCGCCGTCGAGAACAAAGAGATTCTGAAGGGCATCGACCTGAGGGTCGAGCCGGGGCGCGTCCACGCGCTGATGGGCCCGAACGGGAGCGGCAAGTCGACCCTCGCCTTCACCCTCGCCGGCCACCCCGGCTACCAGGTGCTCGGCGGCTCGGCCTCGCTCGACGGCGAGGAGCTCCTCGAGCTCTCGCCCGACAAGCGCGCGAAAGCCGGCCTCTTTCTTTCGTTCCAGTACCCCGCGGCGATCCCGGGCGTCTCGGTGGCGAACTTCCTGCGCACCGCGCGCATGGCGGTGCGGCCGGCCGACCTGAACCCGGCGAAATTCCGCAAGCTCATCTTCGAGAAGCTGGACACGCTCGACATGGACCCGGCGTTCCTGGGCCGCTACGTCAACGACGGCTTCTCGGGCGGCGAGAAGAAGCGGCTCGAAATGCTGCAGCTCGCGATCCTCGCGCCGAAGTACGCCATCCTCGACGAAACCGACTCAGGGCTCGACATCGACGCGCTGCAGGCCGTCGGAAACAGCATCGGCGCGCTGCGCGGGAGCGAGGAAGGCAAGGAGATCGGTTTCCTCGTCATCACGCACTATCCGCGCATCCTGCGCCACGTTCCGGCCGACGTCGTGCACGTCATGATCGACGGCCGCATCGTCAAGACGGGCGGTCCCGAGCTCGCGCACCAGATCGAAGCCGAAGGGTACGACGCGCTGCGAGAAGAGGCCAGTGTCTAG
- a CDS encoding helix-turn-helix domain-containing protein yields MHDRFFDTTRGKIVGALRERRSASAFDLAAQFGLSPNAIRQQLVVLERDGLISGRSVRRGKTKPTVEYSLTPEADRYFPQRYDKMLNAVLREIRSAGGDEAVKAVFQRIGKRSAERIASGSPSAESRLDVLVSALKASGVNAELQKTEHGTILLHEHTCPYASVVAENPEACSAIHTILDQVAPGKSQQVESLATGGTECRFEISVDTAMKETAATA; encoded by the coding sequence ATGCACGACCGCTTCTTCGACACGACGCGCGGGAAGATCGTCGGCGCCCTCCGCGAGCGCCGGTCGGCTTCGGCGTTCGACCTGGCCGCCCAGTTCGGGCTCTCGCCGAACGCGATCCGCCAGCAGCTGGTCGTCCTCGAGCGCGACGGCTTGATCAGCGGCCGCAGCGTCAGGCGCGGAAAGACGAAGCCGACCGTCGAGTACTCGCTCACCCCCGAGGCAGACCGCTATTTCCCGCAGCGCTACGACAAGATGCTCAACGCCGTGCTGCGCGAGATCCGCAGCGCCGGTGGCGACGAGGCGGTCAAAGCGGTCTTTCAGCGGATCGGCAAGCGCTCCGCCGAGCGCATCGCCTCCGGTTCGCCGAGCGCCGAGAGCCGGCTCGACGTCCTCGTCTCCGCGCTCAAGGCGTCGGGCGTCAACGCCGAGCTGCAGAAGACCGAGCACGGCACGATCCTGCTCCACGAGCACACCTGTCCGTATGCTTCGGTGGTCGCGGAGAACCCCGAGGCGTGCAGCGCGATCCATACGATTCTGGACCAGGTAGCGCCCGGCAAGTCGCAGCAGGTCGAGTCGCTCGCAACCGGCGGCACCGAATGCCGATTCGAGATCAGTGTAGACACCGCCATGAAAGAGACCGCCGCAACAGCATGA